Proteins from one Triticum aestivum cultivar Chinese Spring chromosome 7A, IWGSC CS RefSeq v2.1, whole genome shotgun sequence genomic window:
- the LOC123152569 gene encoding uncharacterized protein produces MEGARVTQTPMPQDTPTSPRRPPTATASFTGVSGQSPPSLFPHTPVVAGGRAGKVLDEMPPDTPRLVVASLELQRRSWADVPPDILGIVAGRLPCVEDRARLRSVCAAWRAAARLRRPLPPPLPLLVHADFSFSSFSPDGVTTGTRRIPLPEDVAADDVRCVGSFEGWLAGVRPNQGRYFGDAQCFLMNPFSRDVLHLPPPSASSHFVDAHSRSLPIIGGSGVVECTINAPQYVMSFCKVILSSSPDSGSKCIVAAFSVHRNGAKLALWRPGMTSWCVCLGGCISKFSDITFYQGKIYVLSELTTNLFVIEITDDDDSGLMASRVERCVAERPEIKGSYTQRWNLVEWHGKLLFIARHLGGGEGWHDICKVGVYMVDLSTKPLQFTEINTLDGDCIFISPCSSKSFHASEYERVEGNVIYFIDGYLCHAKNGPLFDKFMYNLSDGTFAPFAADLSECNFQAPDGKPMSQTWLFPSE; encoded by the coding sequence ATGGAAGGAGCTCGGGTCACACAAACTCCAATGCCGCAAGACACGCCGACCTCCCCAAGGAGACCTCCGACGGCCACAGCCTCCTTCACAGGGGTCTCAGGCCAGAGCCCTCCCTCCCTGTTTCCACACACTCCCGTCGTCGCTGGCGGCCGtgcaggcaaggtgctcgacgaaatgcctcCTGACACGCCAAGGCTCGTCGTCGCAAGCCTCGAGCTGCAGCGGCGGTCGTGGGCGGACGTCCCGCCGGACATCCTCGGGAtcgtggccggccgcctcccctgcGTTGAGGACCGCGCCAGGCTGCGCTCCGTCTGCGCCGCCTGGCGCGCGGcggcgcgcctccgccgcccgctgccgccgccgctcccccTGCTCGTCCACGCGGACTTCTCCTTCTCCAGCTTCTCCCCCGACGGTGTCACGACGGGGACGCGTCGCATCCCCCTGCCCGAGGACGTGGCGGCCGACGATGTCCGTTGCGTGGGCTCGTTCGAGGGGTGGCTCGCCGGCGTGCGGCCGAACCAAGGTCGCTACTTTGGCGATGCCCAGTGCTTCTTGATGAACCCTTTCTCCCGGGACGTGCTCCATCTCCCGCCTCCCTCCGCGTCCTCTCATTTCGTCGATGCCCACAGTAGATCCCTGCCCATCATCGGTGGCTCTGGTGTGGTTGAGTGCACCATCAACGCCCCACAGTACGTGATGTCGTTCTGCAAGGTAATCTTGTCCTCCTCACCTGATTCTGGGTCCAAATGCATTGTGGCTGCCTTCTCGGTGCATCGGAACGGAGCCAAGCTTGCTCTCTGGCGGCCTGGCATGACGTCGTGGTGCGTGTGCCTTGGTGGCTGCATAAGCAAGTTCAGTGATATTACCTTCTACCAGGGCAAGATTTACGTGCTCAGCGAGCTCACCACAAATCTCTTTGTCATCGAGATAACAGATGACGACGACTCTGGGCTGATGGCTTCTCGTGTCGAGCGTTGTGTGGCCGAGAGGCCTGAGATCAAGGGTAGCTACACACAGAGGTGGAACTTGGTAGAATGGCATGGAAAACTGTTGTTTATCGCCAGACACTTAGGTGGCGGTGAAGGCTGGCACGATATTTGCAAGGTTGGAGTATATATGGTGGATTTAAGCACTAAACCTCTTCAATTCACTGAGATCAACACCTTGGATGGCGACTGTATCTTCATCAGCCCGTGCAGCAGCAAATCATTTCATGCGTCAGAGTATGAAAGGGTGGAAGGCAATGTTATCTACTTCATCGATGGCTATCTCTGCCATGCTAAAAATGGTCCCCTATTTGATAAGTTCATGTACAACTTGAGCGATGGTACATTTGCGCCATTTGCTGCAGATTTATCAGAGTGCAACTTTCAGGCACCAGATGGCAAGCCCATGAGTCAAACGTGGTTGTTTCCTTCTGAATGA